The Burkholderia lata genome contains a region encoding:
- the secA gene encoding preprotein translocase subunit SecA — protein MTTGFLQKIFGSRNQRLVKQYQKTVTTINALETQIEKLTDDQLRGKTDEFRQRVAAGESLDKLLPEAFAVCREASRRVLKMRHFDVQMIGGMVLHYGKIAEMRTGEGKTLVATLPVYLNALAGRGVHVVTVNDYLAQRDAEWMARLYNFLGLSVGINLSGMEHDQKQQAYAADITYGTNNEFGFDYLRDNMVYETDARVQRALNFAVVDEVDSILIDEARTPLIISGQAEDHTELYVRMNALPPLLERQIGEEKADGTGVEKPGDYTLDEKARQVFLTESGHEKAERLLAEWGLIGEGESLYAPQNITLMHHVYAALRAHTLFHKDQHYVVQNGEVVIVDEFTGRLMAGRRWSDGLHQAVEAKEHVKIQSENQTLASITFQNYFRMYAKLAGMTGTADTEAYEFNEIYGLETVVIPTNRPPKRIDKQDQIYKTAKERYDAVIRDIRDCYERGQPVLVGTTSIENSELLSHLLKQAGLPHEVLNAKQHEREAAIVAEAGRPKRVTIATNMAGRGTDIVLGGNAEKQAAFIEADEAIPADEKARRIQQLHDEWETLHEQVKAAGGLHIIGTERHESRRIDNQLRGRAGRQGDPGSSRFYLSLDDPLLRIFAGDRVRSIMDRLKMPEGEAIEAGIVTRSIESAQRKVEARNFDIRKQLLEYDDVSNDQRKVIYQQRNELLEAHDITETITAMRHGVVTEVVRQFVPEGSIEEQWDVPELEEALRNDWQLDLAIQEMVNESSSITAEEILDAVMTAADEQYEAKVAMVGRESFSAFERSVMLQTVDRLWREHLAALDHLRQGIHLRGYAQKNPKQEYKREAFELFAAMLEAIKQEVTRVVMNVQIQSPEQLEQAAEQIEERGGHLENVEYQHADYAEAGAPVANVAVAAAATATADMVGSAMTHSGPGGEMPKVGRNDPCPCGSGKKYKQCHGKLS, from the coding sequence ATGACAACCGGTTTTCTCCAGAAAATTTTTGGCAGCCGCAACCAGCGGCTCGTCAAGCAATACCAAAAGACCGTCACGACGATCAATGCGCTCGAAACGCAGATCGAGAAGCTGACGGACGACCAGTTGCGCGGCAAGACGGACGAATTCCGCCAGCGGGTCGCGGCCGGCGAGTCGCTCGACAAGCTGCTGCCCGAGGCTTTCGCGGTGTGTCGCGAGGCCAGCCGTCGCGTGCTGAAGATGCGGCACTTCGACGTGCAGATGATCGGCGGCATGGTGCTCCACTACGGCAAGATCGCGGAAATGCGCACCGGCGAGGGCAAGACGCTCGTCGCGACGCTGCCCGTGTACCTGAACGCGCTGGCAGGCCGCGGCGTGCACGTGGTGACCGTCAACGATTACCTCGCGCAGCGCGACGCCGAATGGATGGCGCGCCTCTACAACTTCCTCGGTCTGTCGGTCGGCATCAACCTGTCCGGCATGGAGCACGACCAGAAGCAGCAGGCCTACGCGGCGGACATCACGTACGGCACGAACAACGAATTCGGCTTCGACTACCTGCGCGACAACATGGTCTACGAGACCGACGCGCGCGTGCAGCGGGCACTGAACTTCGCGGTCGTCGACGAAGTGGACTCGATCCTGATCGACGAGGCACGCACGCCGCTGATCATTTCGGGCCAGGCCGAGGATCACACCGAGCTGTACGTGCGGATGAACGCACTGCCGCCGCTGCTCGAGCGCCAGATCGGTGAAGAGAAGGCCGACGGCACGGGCGTCGAGAAGCCGGGCGACTACACGCTCGACGAGAAGGCACGCCAGGTGTTCCTGACGGAATCGGGCCACGAAAAGGCCGAGCGCCTGCTCGCTGAATGGGGCCTGATCGGCGAGGGCGAGAGCCTGTACGCGCCGCAGAACATCACGCTGATGCACCACGTGTACGCGGCACTGCGCGCACACACGCTGTTCCACAAGGATCAGCACTACGTCGTGCAGAACGGCGAAGTGGTCATCGTCGACGAATTCACGGGCCGCCTGATGGCCGGCCGCCGCTGGTCCGACGGCCTGCACCAGGCGGTCGAGGCGAAGGAGCACGTGAAGATCCAGAGCGAGAACCAGACGCTCGCGTCGATCACGTTCCAGAACTACTTCCGGATGTACGCGAAGCTGGCCGGCATGACCGGTACCGCCGACACCGAAGCGTACGAATTCAACGAGATCTACGGCCTCGAGACGGTCGTGATCCCGACCAACCGTCCGCCGAAGCGGATCGACAAGCAGGACCAGATCTACAAGACGGCCAAGGAGCGCTATGACGCGGTGATCCGCGACATTCGCGACTGCTACGAGCGTGGCCAGCCGGTGCTGGTCGGCACGACGTCGATCGAGAACTCCGAGCTGCTGTCGCACCTGCTGAAGCAGGCCGGGTTGCCGCATGAGGTGCTGAACGCGAAGCAGCACGAGCGCGAAGCCGCGATCGTCGCGGAAGCCGGCCGTCCGAAGCGCGTCACGATCGCAACCAACATGGCCGGTCGCGGTACCGACATCGTGCTCGGTGGCAATGCCGAGAAGCAGGCCGCGTTCATCGAAGCCGACGAAGCAATTCCCGCCGACGAAAAGGCGCGCCGCATCCAGCAACTGCACGACGAGTGGGAAACGCTGCACGAGCAGGTGAAGGCCGCGGGCGGCCTGCACATCATCGGTACCGAGCGCCATGAATCGCGCCGGATCGACAACCAGCTGCGCGGCCGTGCGGGCCGCCAGGGCGATCCGGGCTCGTCGCGCTTCTACCTGTCGCTCGACGATCCGCTTCTGCGTATCTTCGCGGGCGACCGCGTGCGTTCGATCATGGACCGCCTGAAGATGCCGGAAGGCGAGGCGATCGAGGCCGGCATCGTCACGCGCTCGATCGAATCCGCGCAGCGCAAGGTCGAAGCGCGCAACTTCGACATCCGCAAGCAGCTGCTCGAATACGACGACGTGTCGAACGACCAGCGCAAGGTGATCTACCAGCAGCGTAACGAGCTGCTCGAAGCGCACGACATCACCGAGACGATCACCGCGATGCGTCATGGCGTCGTGACCGAAGTCGTCCGCCAGTTCGTGCCGGAAGGCAGCATCGAAGAGCAGTGGGACGTGCCCGAGCTCGAGGAAGCGCTGCGCAACGACTGGCAGCTCGACCTCGCGATCCAGGAAATGGTGAACGAGTCGTCGTCGATCACGGCCGAGGAGATCCTCGACGCGGTGATGACGGCCGCCGACGAGCAGTACGAGGCGAAGGTCGCGATGGTCGGCCGCGAATCGTTCAGCGCGTTCGAGCGCTCGGTAATGCTGCAGACGGTCGACCGCCTGTGGCGCGAGCACCTCGCGGCGCTCGACCACCTGCGCCAGGGCATCCACCTGCGCGGCTATGCGCAGAAGAATCCGAAGCAGGAATACAAGCGCGAAGCGTTCGAGCTGTTCGCCGCGATGCTCGAGGCGATCAAGCAGGAAGTCACGCGCGTCGTGATGAACGTGCAGATCCAGTCGCCGGAACAGCTCGAGCAAGCCGCCGAGCAGATCGAGGAGCGTGGCGGTCATCTCGAGAACGTCGAGTACCAGCACGCCGATTACGCGGAAGCCGGTGCGCCGGTGGCGAACGTCGCGGTTGCCGCGGCGGCCACCGCGACGGCCGACATGGTCGGCAGCGCGATGACGCACAGCGGCCCCGGCGGCGAAATGCCGAAGGTCGGTCGCAACGACCCGTGCCCGTGCGGCAGCGGCAAGAAGTACAAGCAGTGTCACGGGAAGCTGTCATGA
- the argJ gene encoding bifunctional glutamate N-acetyltransferase/amino-acid acetyltransferase ArgJ, whose translation MAVNFPSIDPAQLHPVAGVTLGWAEANIRKPNRKDVLVISVDESATVAGVFTENRFCAAPVIVCREHLAKVRAGGAGIRALVVNTGNANAGTGEPGLVNARETCAELARLAGIEPAQVLPFSTGVILEPLPIDRLKAGLPAALANRKAANWFDAAQAIMTTDTLPKATSRQVTIDGHTVTLTGISKGAGMIKPNMATMLGFLAFDANVAQPVLDTLVKEVADRSFNCITIDGDTSTNDSFILIASGKSTLPAITSTDSPAYAALRDAVTEVAQVLSQLIVRDGEGATKFMTVQVEGGKSVAECRQIAYAIGHSPLVKTAFYASDPNLGRILAAIGYAGVADLDVDKIDLYLDDVLVAKAGGRNPAYQEEDGQRVMKQSEITIRVQLGRGDAQATIWTCDLSHDYVSINADYRS comes from the coding sequence ATGGCTGTCAATTTTCCGTCGATCGATCCCGCCCAACTGCATCCCGTCGCCGGCGTCACGCTCGGCTGGGCGGAAGCGAACATCCGCAAGCCGAATCGCAAGGACGTGCTGGTCATCTCCGTCGACGAAAGCGCGACGGTCGCGGGCGTATTCACCGAAAACCGTTTCTGCGCAGCGCCGGTCATCGTCTGCCGCGAGCACCTGGCGAAGGTACGCGCAGGCGGCGCGGGCATTCGCGCGCTCGTCGTGAATACGGGCAATGCGAACGCGGGCACCGGCGAGCCGGGCCTCGTGAACGCACGCGAAACCTGCGCGGAACTCGCTCGCCTCGCGGGCATCGAGCCGGCGCAGGTGCTGCCGTTCTCGACCGGCGTGATCCTCGAGCCGCTGCCGATCGATCGCCTGAAGGCCGGGCTGCCGGCTGCGCTCGCGAACCGCAAGGCCGCGAACTGGTTTGATGCCGCGCAGGCGATCATGACGACGGACACGCTGCCGAAGGCCACGTCGCGCCAGGTGACGATCGACGGCCACACGGTCACGCTGACGGGCATCAGCAAGGGCGCGGGCATGATCAAGCCGAACATGGCGACGATGCTCGGCTTCCTCGCATTCGACGCGAACGTCGCACAGCCGGTGCTCGACACGCTCGTGAAGGAAGTGGCCGACCGCTCGTTCAACTGCATCACGATCGACGGCGATACGTCGACGAACGACTCGTTCATCCTGATCGCGTCGGGCAAGAGCACGCTGCCGGCGATCACGTCGACCGATTCGCCGGCCTATGCGGCGCTGCGCGATGCGGTGACGGAAGTCGCGCAGGTGCTGTCGCAACTGATCGTGCGCGATGGCGAAGGCGCGACGAAATTCATGACGGTGCAGGTCGAAGGCGGCAAGAGTGTCGCGGAATGCCGCCAGATCGCTTACGCGATCGGCCATTCGCCGCTCGTGAAGACGGCCTTCTACGCATCCGACCCCAACCTCGGCCGGATTCTCGCGGCGATCGGCTATGCGGGCGTCGCGGATCTCGACGTCGACAAGATCGACCTCTATCTCGACGACGTGCTCGTCGCGAAGGCGGGCGGCCGCAACCCGGCCTACCAGGAAGAGGACGGCCAGCGCGTGATGAAGCAAAGCGAAATCACGATCCGCGTGCAGCTCGGCCGCGGCGACGCGCAGGCGACCATCTGGACGTGCGACCTGTCGCACGACTACGTGAGCATCAACGCGGATTACCGCTCCTGA
- a CDS encoding ATP-binding protein translates to MDKLEQFLTRAEALLGRLEGMLPPAPASVDWNAAHAFRWRKRQGRGYLQPVPAVSSITLDDLHNIDRQKGLIEQNTRQFVQQKPANNVLLTGARGTGKSSLIKACLNAYAQDGLRLIEVDKDDLHDLGDIVDLISQRPERFIVFCDDLSFEEGESGYKALKVALDGSIAAQSDNVLIYATSNRRHLLPEYMSDNETYKHLPDGEIHPGEVVEEKISLSERFGLWVSFYPFKQDDYLDIVGHWLRHFGCPDAEIESARGDALVWALERGSRSGRVAWQFARDWSGRKEQA, encoded by the coding sequence ATGGACAAGCTTGAACAGTTTCTGACGCGCGCCGAAGCACTGCTCGGCCGTCTCGAGGGGATGCTGCCGCCCGCGCCGGCATCGGTCGACTGGAATGCCGCCCACGCGTTCCGCTGGCGCAAGCGCCAGGGGCGCGGCTATCTGCAGCCGGTGCCGGCCGTTTCGTCGATCACGCTCGACGATCTGCACAACATCGATCGCCAGAAAGGGCTGATCGAACAGAACACGCGGCAGTTCGTGCAGCAGAAGCCGGCCAACAACGTGCTGCTGACCGGCGCGCGCGGTACCGGCAAGTCGTCGCTGATCAAGGCGTGCCTGAACGCGTATGCGCAGGACGGCCTGCGCCTGATCGAAGTCGACAAGGACGACCTGCATGATCTCGGCGACATCGTCGACCTGATCTCTCAGCGTCCCGAGCGCTTCATCGTGTTCTGCGACGACCTGTCGTTCGAGGAGGGCGAGTCGGGCTACAAGGCGCTGAAGGTTGCGCTCGACGGCTCGATCGCCGCGCAATCGGACAACGTGCTGATCTATGCGACGTCGAACCGCCGCCATCTGCTGCCCGAGTACATGAGCGACAACGAGACGTACAAGCATCTCCCGGATGGCGAGATTCACCCCGGCGAAGTCGTCGAGGAAAAGATCTCGCTGTCGGAGCGCTTCGGTCTCTGGGTCAGCTTCTATCCGTTCAAGCAGGACGACTACCTCGACATCGTCGGGCACTGGCTGCGTCATTTCGGCTGTCCGGATGCGGAGATCGAATCCGCACGCGGCGACGCGCTTGTATGGGCGCTCGAGCGCGGCTCGCGGTCGGGGCGCGTCGCGTGGCAGTTTGCGCGTGACTGGTCGGGCCGCAAGGAGCAGGCATGA
- a CDS encoding NUDIX domain-containing protein, whose protein sequence is MSADLAQGAVRAPDGRKVTEVAVGVMVQPDGSYLLAQRLQGKPYEGYWEFPGGKLEAGESVEDALARELHEELGIEVTASHRWHTLEHDYPHAYVRLYFCKVTGWTGEPHSKEGQAFVWQQLPVAVAPLLPAALPVLELLEKEAASD, encoded by the coding sequence ATGAGCGCGGATCTCGCACAAGGCGCGGTGCGCGCACCCGATGGCCGCAAGGTGACGGAAGTCGCGGTCGGCGTGATGGTGCAGCCGGACGGTAGCTACCTGCTCGCGCAGCGGCTGCAAGGCAAGCCGTATGAAGGCTACTGGGAATTTCCGGGCGGCAAGCTGGAGGCCGGCGAAAGCGTCGAGGACGCGCTTGCGCGCGAACTGCACGAGGAGCTCGGTATCGAAGTCACGGCCAGCCATCGCTGGCACACGCTCGAGCACGATTATCCGCATGCGTACGTGCGGCTGTACTTCTGCAAGGTGACGGGCTGGACGGGCGAGCCGCACAGCAAGGAAGGGCAGGCGTTCGTGTGGCAACAACTGCCGGTTGCGGTCGCGCCGCTGCTGCCGGCCGCGCTGCCGGTGCTCGAACTGCTCGAGAAGGAAGCCGCGTCGGACTGA
- a CDS encoding DNA gyrase inhibitor YacG, giving the protein MTTVVKCPSCGAAVRWTPENQFRPFCSARCKQLDLGAWAAEKYRIGGSSDEGPSSEEDGTEGRRDS; this is encoded by the coding sequence ATGACTACCGTTGTGAAATGCCCGTCGTGCGGCGCCGCAGTGCGCTGGACACCCGAAAATCAGTTCCGCCCGTTCTGCTCGGCCCGCTGCAAGCAGCTCGACCTCGGCGCATGGGCCGCGGAAAAGTACCGGATCGGTGGATCCTCCGACGAGGGCCCCTCGTCGGAAGAAGACGGCACGGAAGGCCGTCGAGACAGCTGA
- the zapD gene encoding cell division protein ZapD encodes MILYEYPFNERIRTLLRLEDLFERFAFFLAQEDPREHHVALTTLFEIAEVTGRADLKSDLMKELERQRQTLAPFRGNPGIEQNALEAVLGEIEQTLANLAQMQGKTGQHLVDNEWLASIRSRAVIPGGTCKFDLPSYYAWQQWPAEQRRQDIAKWILPMLPLRDAVTIVLRLARESGQASKVMAMQGSYQQMLSGRTYQLMQVRVPPELRVIPEASANKYMLWVRFTVQDGDVRPRAVDIDVPFHLTLCNL; translated from the coding sequence TTGATTCTTTACGAGTATCCGTTCAACGAGCGAATTCGCACGCTGTTGCGCCTCGAAGATCTCTTCGAGCGCTTCGCGTTCTTTTTGGCTCAGGAGGACCCGCGTGAACACCACGTCGCGCTGACGACGCTGTTCGAAATCGCCGAGGTAACGGGCCGCGCGGACCTGAAATCGGATCTGATGAAGGAGCTCGAACGTCAACGCCAGACGCTCGCCCCCTTTCGCGGCAATCCGGGCATCGAGCAGAACGCGCTCGAAGCCGTGCTCGGCGAAATCGAGCAGACGCTCGCGAATCTCGCGCAGATGCAGGGCAAGACCGGGCAGCACCTCGTCGACAACGAGTGGCTCGCCAGCATCCGCAGCCGTGCGGTGATCCCCGGCGGCACGTGCAAGTTCGACCTGCCGTCGTACTACGCATGGCAGCAGTGGCCCGCCGAGCAGCGGCGCCAGGACATCGCGAAGTGGATCCTGCCGATGCTGCCGCTGCGCGACGCCGTGACGATCGTGCTACGCCTCGCGCGCGAGTCGGGTCAGGCGTCGAAGGTCATGGCGATGCAGGGCAGCTACCAGCAGATGCTGTCCGGCCGCACGTACCAATTGATGCAGGTGCGCGTACCGCCGGAGCTGCGCGTCATTCCCGAAGCGAGCGCGAACAAATACATGTTGTGGGTACGGTTCACCGTGCAGGACGGCGATGTGCGGCCGCGCGCGGTGGACATCGACGTGCCGTTCCATCTGACACTGTGCAATCTGTAA
- the coaE gene encoding dephospho-CoA kinase (Dephospho-CoA kinase (CoaE) performs the final step in coenzyme A biosynthesis.) has product MFAIGLTGGIGSGKTTVADLFGARGASLVDTDLIAHRITAPGGLAMPAIEQAFGRGFVAADGSLDRAKMRTLIFSDDAALRRLEAITHPLIRAETDREAREAPGPYVMFVVPLLVESGNWKARSDRVLVVDCPVETQIARVMRRNGFTREQVEAIIAKQATREARLAAADDVIVNDATTPDALAAQVDALHQRYLGFAAAAR; this is encoded by the coding sequence ATGTTCGCAATCGGACTCACCGGCGGCATCGGCAGCGGCAAGACGACCGTCGCCGACCTGTTCGGCGCCCGCGGCGCGTCGCTGGTCGATACCGATCTGATCGCCCATCGCATTACCGCACCGGGCGGCCTCGCGATGCCCGCGATCGAACAGGCATTCGGTCGCGGCTTCGTTGCCGCCGACGGCTCGCTCGATCGTGCGAAGATGCGCACACTGATCTTCAGCGACGACGCCGCGCTCCGCCGCCTCGAAGCGATCACGCACCCGCTGATCCGCGCGGAGACCGATCGCGAAGCGCGCGAAGCGCCGGGCCCGTACGTGATGTTCGTCGTGCCGCTGCTCGTCGAGTCAGGCAACTGGAAGGCGCGCAGCGATCGCGTGCTCGTCGTCGATTGCCCGGTCGAAACGCAGATTGCACGCGTGATGCGGCGCAACGGCTTCACGCGCGAGCAGGTCGAAGCGATCATCGCGAAACAGGCAACGCGCGAAGCCCGTCTCGCGGCGGCCGACGACGTGATCGTCAACGACGCGACGACACCCGACGCGCTCGCCGCGCAAGTCGATGCATTGCACCAACGCTATCTCGGGTTTGCGGCCGCCGCGCGCTGA
- a CDS encoding prepilin peptidase, whose amino-acid sequence MTPAPLSAVPDSPESTLLALAMLPPALQYAFAVVIGLCIGSFLNVVVHRLPVMMQRAWQAEIDEATGNASAPPDDGYPPRYDLWRPRSACPHCGHVLRAWENIPLVSYLMLRGRCRRCGHAIGIRYPLVELACALLAAGSLAAFGPTVAALAAFALCAALLAMSAIDIRTGYLPDSMTLPLLWAGLVLNLGGTFTSLRSAVIGAMAGYLFLWSIYWLFKWLRGIEGIGFGDLKLLAALGAWMGWAALPQVVLFAAVTGAIVGLIATWRGRMRFEEPIPFGPFLAAGGVATLFFGTPFYSALGG is encoded by the coding sequence ATGACGCCAGCGCCCCTGTCCGCCGTTCCCGATTCGCCCGAGAGCACGCTGCTCGCGCTGGCGATGCTGCCGCCCGCGCTGCAGTATGCGTTCGCGGTCGTCATCGGCCTTTGCATCGGCAGCTTCCTGAATGTGGTCGTGCACCGGCTGCCCGTGATGATGCAGCGCGCGTGGCAGGCCGAGATCGACGAAGCGACCGGCAACGCGAGCGCCCCGCCCGACGACGGCTACCCGCCGCGCTACGATCTGTGGCGCCCGCGCAGCGCCTGCCCGCATTGCGGCCACGTGCTGCGCGCATGGGAAAACATCCCGCTCGTCAGCTACCTGATGCTGCGCGGGCGCTGCCGGCGCTGCGGCCACGCGATCGGCATCCGCTATCCGCTCGTCGAACTCGCGTGCGCGCTGCTCGCCGCCGGCTCGCTCGCGGCATTTGGCCCGACCGTCGCCGCGCTTGCCGCGTTCGCGCTGTGCGCCGCGCTACTCGCGATGAGCGCGATCGATATCCGGACCGGCTACCTGCCCGACTCGATGACGCTGCCGCTCCTCTGGGCCGGGCTCGTGTTGAACCTCGGTGGCACGTTCACATCGCTGCGCTCGGCCGTGATCGGGGCCATGGCCGGCTACCTGTTCCTGTGGTCGATCTACTGGCTGTTCAAATGGCTGCGCGGCATCGAGGGCATTGGTTTCGGCGACCTGAAGCTGCTCGCCGCGCTCGGCGCATGGATGGGCTGGGCCGCATTGCCGCAAGTGGTGCTGTTCGCCGCGGTGACGGGTGCGATCGTCGGGCTCATTGCGACCTGGCGCGGCCGCATGCGCTTCGAGGAGCCGATTCCGTTCGGCCCGTTCCTCGCGGCAGGCGGCGTCGCGACGCTGTTTTTCGGCACCCCTTTCTATTCGGCGCTCGGAGGCTGA
- a CDS encoding type II secretion system F family protein encodes MSMRTPPRETRFAWRGRRRDGTSRRGNVIAFDAASARAALARDGIAVLSLDVRGPARAPTASARDVTRFTRQLASLLQAGLPLAPSLEMLARTRPHDGLPRIAAGLAREIVGGRRFAEALARYPSQFGTLYRQLIEVGEASGSLGIVLTRLAEHRERTDAQWRKLRAALAYPAAVILFGLAISAALMVWVVPTFRQIFDGFGAALPAPTRALLALSSALSAWGGVLAAGMAAAGLAAHHALRRSAPLRQAVARHLLHAPLAGGALSRYAAARWCRSLATLLGAGVPLADAFATLERTAGHPVFEHATAHIAARVLRGARLADAMQSAGCFPDDVVQPIAVAEETGALDMMLADIAALCERQLDARLDALAALGEPLIVIVLGALVGGLVIAMYLPILQLGNVV; translated from the coding sequence ATGAGCATGCGCACGCCGCCGCGCGAAACCCGCTTCGCGTGGCGCGGCCGCCGTCGCGACGGCACGTCGCGCCGAGGGAACGTCATCGCATTCGACGCCGCGAGCGCACGTGCCGCGCTCGCACGCGACGGCATCGCCGTGCTGTCGCTCGACGTCCGCGGGCCGGCCCGGGCGCCAACGGCCAGCGCGCGGGACGTCACGCGCTTCACGCGCCAGCTCGCGAGCCTGCTGCAGGCCGGATTGCCGCTCGCGCCGTCGCTCGAGATGCTCGCGCGTACGCGGCCGCACGACGGCCTGCCGCGCATCGCCGCCGGTCTCGCGCGCGAAATCGTCGGCGGCCGGCGCTTCGCCGAGGCACTCGCACGCTATCCATCCCAGTTCGGCACGCTGTATCGCCAGCTGATCGAGGTCGGCGAAGCGTCCGGCTCGCTTGGCATCGTGCTGACACGGCTTGCGGAACACCGCGAGCGCACCGACGCGCAGTGGCGCAAGCTGCGCGCCGCGCTCGCCTATCCTGCGGCCGTCATCCTGTTCGGGCTCGCGATCTCGGCGGCGTTGATGGTGTGGGTCGTGCCGACGTTCCGCCAGATCTTCGACGGTTTTGGCGCCGCACTGCCGGCGCCGACTCGCGCGCTGCTCGCGCTGTCCTCCGCGCTGTCGGCGTGGGGCGGTGTGCTCGCTGCCGGTATGGCAGCAGCCGGGCTGGCTGCACATCACGCGCTGCGGCGGTCGGCGCCGCTGCGCCAAGCTGTCGCGCGGCACCTGCTGCACGCGCCGCTCGCGGGTGGTGCGCTCAGCCGGTACGCAGCCGCACGCTGGTGCCGCTCGCTTGCGACGCTGCTCGGCGCCGGCGTGCCGCTCGCCGACGCCTTTGCCACGCTCGAGCGCACCGCCGGCCATCCTGTGTTCGAGCATGCCACCGCGCACATCGCAGCCCGCGTGCTGCGCGGCGCGCGTCTCGCTGATGCAATGCAGTCGGCCGGTTGCTTTCCGGACGACGTCGTGCAGCCGATCGCCGTCGCCGAGGAGACGGGGGCGCTCGACATGATGCTCGCCGACATCGCCGCGTTGTGCGAACGCCAGCTCGACGCGCGTCTCGACGCACTCGCCGCGCTCGGCGAACCGCTGATCGTGATCGTACTGGGTGCACTCGTCGGCGGCCTCGTGATCGCGATGTACCTGCCCATCCTTCAGCTCGGCAACGTGGTGTAG
- a CDS encoding GspE/PulE family protein, producing the protein MHFPPPGAPLRTQQPPAHSDVSPATASRALDAAQLDDAPAVRLLTDTLHAARVRDASDIHVEPFEAGWRIRLRIDGVLHEHARPPLHLRDALVTRIKVLARMDIAERRLPQDGRLRIAIDGGTRGDYRVSSLPTLFGEKLVLRRLETMPPDLTLARLGFDAQQAAAMEAAIRAPHGLVLVTGPTGSGKTLSLYCALQMLDRDAHNVCTVEDPAEIQLDGISQVGVAEKAGLTFATALRALLRQDPDIIMVGEIRDAETADVAIKAAQTGHLVLSTLHTNDAPAAVARLLDIGVAPYNLAAALHLVTAQRLVRRLCTACRIHSDAPVPVLRETGCDPAALAAGWRPFVARGCPACHGIGYRGRVGLHQTMPVSPGLAERIVARASVGELAQCVAAEGVRSLRDAALARVHDGTTSIAEALAATPAT; encoded by the coding sequence ATGCATTTCCCTCCTCCCGGGGCGCCGCTGCGCACGCAGCAGCCGCCCGCTCACTCCGATGTGTCGCCCGCCACCGCATCGCGCGCGCTCGACGCGGCCCAGCTCGACGATGCGCCAGCCGTGCGGCTGCTGACGGACACGCTTCACGCGGCACGCGTGCGCGACGCATCCGACATCCACGTCGAACCATTCGAAGCCGGCTGGCGCATCCGCCTGCGCATCGACGGCGTGCTGCATGAACATGCGCGGCCGCCCCTGCATCTGCGCGACGCGCTCGTCACACGAATCAAGGTGCTCGCGCGCATGGACATCGCCGAGCGGCGGCTCCCGCAGGACGGCAGGCTGCGCATCGCGATCGACGGCGGTACGCGCGGCGACTACCGGGTCAGCTCGCTGCCCACGTTGTTCGGTGAAAAGCTGGTGCTGCGACGGCTCGAAACCATGCCACCCGACCTCACACTCGCACGCCTCGGCTTCGACGCGCAGCAGGCAGCCGCGATGGAGGCCGCGATACGCGCACCGCATGGCCTCGTGCTCGTCACGGGCCCCACCGGCAGCGGCAAGACGCTGTCGCTCTACTGCGCGCTGCAGATGCTCGATCGCGACGCGCACAACGTCTGCACGGTCGAGGATCCCGCCGAGATTCAGCTCGACGGCATCAGCCAGGTCGGTGTCGCCGAAAAAGCGGGGCTCACGTTCGCGACGGCACTGCGCGCGCTACTGCGGCAGGATCCGGACATCATCATGGTCGGCGAGATTCGCGATGCGGAGACAGCCGACGTCGCGATCAAGGCAGCGCAGACCGGCCATCTCGTGCTGTCGACGCTGCACACGAACGACGCGCCGGCCGCCGTCGCGCGGCTGCTCGACATCGGCGTCGCACCGTACAACCTCGCGGCCGCACTGCACCTCGTCACCGCGCAACGCCTCGTCCGGCGGCTGTGCACCGCCTGCCGCATACACTCGGACGCACCGGTGCCTGTCCTGCGCGAAACCGGCTGCGACCCGGCCGCCCTCGCAGCCGGATGGCGGCCGTTCGTCGCGCGAGGCTGTCCGGCCTGCCACGGCATCGGCTATCGCGGCCGTGTCGGCCTGCATCAGACCATGCCGGTATCGCCCGGGCTGGCAGAACGCATCGTCGCACGGGCGAGTGTCGGCGAACTCGCGCAATGCGTGGCGGCCGAAGGCGTGCGCAGTCTGCGCGACGCGGCGCTCGCGCGCGTTCACGACGGCACGACCAGCATCGCGGAAGCCCTCGCCGCGACACCTGCCACATGA